The Belonocnema kinseyi isolate 2016_QV_RU_SX_M_011 chromosome 10, B_treatae_v1, whole genome shotgun sequence genome has a window encoding:
- the LOC117181820 gene encoding U4/U6.U5 tri-snRNP-associated protein 2, with translation MENVRKRKLINHSSDSDDENERNNSTRSRSTDAPRLCPYLDTINRQFLDFDFEKLCSVSLSRINVYACLVCGKYFQGRGTNTHAYTHSVAESHHVFLNLHTLKFYCLPDNYEIVDSSLDDIKYVLNPTFDRAQINQLDTNAKLSRAIDGSMYSPGIVGLNNIKANDYCNVILQALSHVTPLRDFYLRESNYDKVRRPPGDSSYLLVQRFGELMRKLWNPRNFKTHVSPHEMLQAVVLWSKKRFQFIEQGDPVDFLSWFLNALHLALNGTKKRGSSIIYKTFLGHMRIYTRKIPPLELEESQRSELMNTLEYRETVTESPFLYLTCDLPPPPLFKDQFTENIIPQVNLYTLLNKFNAISEKEYKTYKENFMKRFEITELPPYLILYIKRFTKNTFYVEKNPTIVNFPVKNVDFGDILTPEVKARHPFTTYDLVANIVHDGEPAHGTYRVHILHRATGQWYEMQDLHVTQILPQMITLTEAYIQIYELRKDTQQSNGAKS, from the exons GAAATAATTCTACGAGATCAAGGAGTACGGATGCTCCAAGATTATGTCCCTACTTAGATACAATCAATCGCCAATTTCTCGATTTTGATTTTGAGAAACTCTGTTCCGTTTCCCTTTCGAGAATCAATGTCTACGCTTGTTTAGTTTGCGGGAAATATTTCCAAGGCAGAGGCACAAATACTCACGCATACACCCACAGTGTAGCTGAAAGTCATCACgtctttttaaatttgcatactCTCAAGTTCTACTGTCTCCCAGACAATTATGAAATAGTCG attCGTCACTGGACGATATTAAATACGTCCTCAATCCAACTTTCGACAGAGCCCAGATCAATCAGTTGGACACGAATGCAAAACTTTCTCGAGCCATTGATGGATCGATGTATTCGCCAGGAATAGTTGGCTTAAATAATATCAAAGCAAACGACTATTGTAATGTTATCCTTCag GCCTTGTCGCACGTAACACCTCTACGAGACTTTTACCTGAGAGAATCGAATTACGACAAAGTTAGAAGGCCTCCTGGCGATTCGTCCTATCTTCTAGTTCAGCGGTTTGGAGAACTCATGAGAAAGTTGTGGAATCCGCGAAACTTTAAAACCCACGTTAGTCCGCATGAAATGCTCCAGGCTGTTGTCTTGTGGAGTAAAAAGAGATTTCAGTTTATAGAACAag gtgATCCTGTTGACTTTTTATCATGGTTTTTAAATGCGTTGCATTTAGCCCTTAATGGCACAAAAAAGAGGGGTTCCAGCATAATTTACAAAACTTTCTTGGGTCACATGAGGATATACACTCGAAAAATTCCACCTCTTGAACTTGAAGAAAGTCAAAGGAGCGAGTTAATGAACACATTAGAGTATCGCGAAACAGTTACGGAAAGTCCATTTTTGTATCTTACCTGTGATTTGCCACCTCCTCCACTTTTTAAGGATCAATTTACGGAGAATATAATTCCTCAA GTAAATTTGTACACTCTCTTAAATAAATTCAACGCAATATCAGAGAAGGAGTACAAAACTTATAAGGAGAATTTTATGAAGAGATTCGAGATCACGGAATTGCCTCCGTATCTCATTTTGTACATTAAG AGATTTACGAAGAATACTTTCTATGTAGAAAAGAATCCAACGATTGTCAACTTTCCAGTCAA gaaCGTTGATTTTGGTGATATTTTAACGCCGGAAGTAAAAGCGAGACATCCGTTTACGACTTACGATTTAGTGGCCAATATTGTCCACGATGGTGAGCCTGCTCACGGAACTTACAGGGTTCATATATTACATCGAGCCACTGGCCAGTGGTACGAGATGCAAGATTTACACGTTACACAGATTCTCCCCCAGATGATTACGTTGACGGAGGCCTACATACAA ATTTACGAACTGAGGAAGGACACGCAACAGTCGAATGGTGCAAAATCTTAA